One part of the Alistipes onderdonkii genome encodes these proteins:
- a CDS encoding Tex family protein — protein sequence MTERIIAQRLGISLPQVQGTVRLLREGATIPFISRYRKEATGSLDELQVGAIKEQLDRLTELEARRQTVLATIEGQGKLTGELRKRIEECWDAVELEDIYLPYKPKRRTRATAARERGLEPLADIVMAQRAHDLLRQAQRFVTAEVATPEEAIAGACDIIAERISEDEQARNTVRRTMGREGAVHSKLVKGKEAEGAKYSDYFDAASPLRSISSHRFLAMRRGEDEGILRISIDADTERITEALCRRFIRPGSATRTYMEAAVADSLKRLIRPSIETELLAAAKEKADDEAIGVFAENLRQLLLSAPLGQKRVIAIDPGFRTGCKVVVLDSQGNLVHNTTIYPHPPQGRYAEAAETLRALAGKYKAEAFAIGDGTAGRETEQLVRGLGLDGAVEIFMVSEDGASVYSASAAAREEFPDYDVTVRGSVSIGRRLIDPLSELVKIDPKSIGVGQYQHSVDQGKLKARLNTVVESCVNRVGVNINTASKHILTYISGLGPALAENIVAYRAANGDFKSRKELLRVPRLGAKAYELAAGFLRIVGGQNPLDNSAVHPESYHIAERMAADAGVTVDRLLADKELRRGIKPERYVDGQVGIPTVTDIVEALDKCGLDPREQLQAFSFDPNVRTIGDLREGMTLPGIVTNITAFGAFVDIGIKQDGLVHISQMADRYVASPAEVVHLGQQVEVRVTGIDTARGRISLSMRK from the coding sequence ATGACGGAACGAATCATAGCACAAAGACTCGGGATCAGCCTCCCGCAGGTGCAGGGCACGGTACGCCTGCTGCGCGAAGGCGCCACGATCCCCTTCATCAGCCGCTACCGCAAGGAAGCGACCGGCTCGCTCGACGAATTGCAGGTCGGGGCGATCAAGGAACAACTGGACAGGCTCACCGAACTGGAAGCCCGCAGGCAGACCGTCCTGGCAACCATCGAGGGGCAGGGCAAACTGACCGGGGAGCTCCGCAAACGGATCGAAGAGTGCTGGGACGCAGTGGAGCTGGAGGACATCTATCTGCCCTACAAACCCAAGCGCCGCACACGCGCCACGGCGGCCCGCGAACGGGGGCTGGAACCGCTGGCCGACATCGTCATGGCACAACGGGCACACGACCTTCTGCGTCAGGCGCAACGCTTCGTCACGGCCGAGGTAGCGACCCCCGAAGAGGCCATTGCAGGAGCCTGCGACATCATCGCCGAGAGGATATCCGAGGACGAACAGGCCCGCAACACCGTGCGGCGCACGATGGGACGCGAAGGGGCGGTGCACTCGAAGCTCGTGAAGGGCAAGGAGGCCGAGGGGGCGAAGTATTCGGACTACTTCGACGCCGCGTCGCCGCTGCGCAGCATCTCGTCGCACCGGTTCCTGGCCATGCGTCGCGGCGAAGACGAGGGGATCCTGCGCATCTCGATCGATGCCGACACGGAGCGCATCACCGAAGCGCTCTGCCGCCGGTTCATACGTCCCGGATCGGCAACGCGCACATATATGGAGGCCGCCGTAGCCGACTCGCTCAAGCGGCTCATCCGACCGTCGATAGAGACCGAGCTGCTCGCGGCCGCCAAAGAGAAGGCCGACGACGAGGCGATCGGGGTATTCGCCGAAAACCTGCGGCAGCTGCTCCTTTCGGCGCCGCTGGGGCAGAAGCGCGTGATTGCCATCGACCCCGGATTCCGCACGGGCTGCAAAGTCGTCGTCCTGGACTCACAGGGCAACCTCGTGCACAATACGACCATCTACCCGCACCCGCCGCAGGGCCGCTATGCCGAAGCGGCGGAAACGCTGCGGGCGCTGGCGGGGAAATACAAGGCCGAGGCCTTCGCAATCGGCGACGGTACGGCGGGGCGCGAAACCGAGCAGTTGGTGCGCGGCCTGGGACTGGACGGAGCCGTGGAGATATTCATGGTCAGCGAGGACGGCGCATCGGTCTACTCGGCGTCGGCCGCGGCGCGCGAGGAGTTTCCCGATTACGACGTGACGGTGCGCGGCTCGGTGAGCATCGGCCGGAGGCTGATCGACCCGCTCTCGGAGCTGGTGAAGATCGACCCCAAGTCGATCGGCGTCGGGCAATACCAGCACAGCGTCGACCAGGGAAAACTCAAGGCCAGACTCAATACGGTGGTCGAAAGCTGCGTGAACAGGGTCGGGGTGAACATCAACACCGCCTCGAAACACATCCTCACCTATATTTCCGGACTGGGGCCGGCGCTGGCGGAGAACATCGTGGCGTACCGCGCCGCGAACGGCGATTTCAAGAGCCGCAAAGAATTGCTCAGGGTGCCGAGGCTGGGCGCCAAGGCCTACGAACTGGCCGCGGGTTTCCTGCGCATCGTCGGCGGGCAGAATCCGCTGGACAACAGCGCCGTGCATCCCGAATCGTACCACATAGCCGAGCGGATGGCCGCCGACGCGGGCGTGACGGTCGACAGGCTGCTCGCCGACAAGGAGCTGCGCAGGGGCATCAAACCCGAGAGATACGTGGACGGACAGGTCGGGATTCCGACCGTGACGGACATCGTCGAAGCGCTGGACAAGTGCGGCCTCGACCCGCGCGAACAGCTGCAGGCCTTCTCGTTCGACCCGAACGTACGTACGATCGGCGACCTGCGCGAAGGGATGACGCTGCCGGGCATCGTCACCAACATCACGGCCTTCGGGGCTTTCGTCGACATCGGGATCAAGCAGGACGGGCTGGTGCACATTTCGCAGATGGCCGACCGCTACGTCGCCTCGCCGGCGGAGGTCGTGCACCTGGGACAGCAGGTCGAGGTGCGGGTCACCGGGATCGACACCGCCCGCGGGCGGATTTCGCTCTCGATGCGCAAATAA
- a CDS encoding DUF362 domain-containing protein, which translates to MTKMYMVSLLSILPFTAPACGSAQGGGEAPEAPKVYFVRDITPENMVRLYEALERPATGKVAVKLSTGEPGGHNFLKPELIKELVQKVDGTIVECNTAYGGGRASTENHLKAAADHGFTAIAPVDIMDAEGEVSLPVKGGRHLRENFVGSHYPAYDFTVVLSHFKGHAMGGFGGAVKNISIGIASSAGKAWIHSAGKTKNAAQMWGNLPAQDDFLESMAEAAKSVADHCGEKILYINVMNNLSVDCDCDAHPEDPKMGDIGILASTDPVAQDKACVDLVYASPDPGKVHLIERMESRHGIHTLEHGEAIGLGSQQYELVELE; encoded by the coding sequence ATGACAAAAATGTATATGGTTTCGTTACTGTCGATCCTGCCTTTCACGGCCCCGGCCTGCGGATCGGCACAGGGCGGCGGAGAAGCGCCCGAGGCACCCAAGGTCTATTTCGTGCGGGACATCACGCCGGAGAATATGGTGCGCCTGTACGAGGCGCTGGAGCGTCCGGCGACGGGCAAGGTGGCCGTGAAACTCTCGACGGGGGAACCCGGCGGGCACAACTTCCTCAAGCCGGAGCTTATCAAGGAGCTGGTGCAGAAGGTGGACGGCACGATCGTCGAATGCAATACCGCCTACGGCGGCGGACGCGCCAGCACGGAAAACCACCTGAAGGCCGCCGCCGACCACGGCTTCACGGCCATCGCCCCGGTGGACATCATGGATGCCGAAGGCGAGGTAAGCCTGCCCGTGAAGGGTGGCAGGCACCTCAGGGAGAACTTCGTGGGGTCGCACTACCCCGCCTATGACTTCACGGTGGTGCTCTCGCACTTCAAGGGGCACGCCATGGGCGGCTTCGGCGGTGCGGTGAAGAACATCTCGATCGGCATCGCCTCGTCGGCGGGCAAGGCGTGGATACATTCGGCCGGGAAGACCAAGAATGCCGCCCAGATGTGGGGCAACCTGCCCGCGCAGGACGATTTTCTGGAGTCGATGGCCGAGGCGGCCAAGTCGGTGGCAGACCACTGCGGGGAAAAGATACTCTACATCAACGTGATGAACAACCTGTCGGTGGACTGCGACTGCGACGCGCATCCCGAAGACCCGAAGATGGGAGACATCGGCATCCTGGCCTCGACCGATCCGGTGGCGCAGGACAAGGCGTGCGTCGACCTGGTTTACGCATCGCCCGACCCGGGCAAGGTGCACCTGATCGAACGCATGGAGTCGCGCCACGGCATCCACACGCTGGAACACGGCGAAGCGATCGGGCTGGGCTCGCAGCAATACGAACTCGTGGAACTGGAATAG
- a CDS encoding BACON domain-containing protein codes for MKKTFLHLLLLMGCACCFPSCVEDKAEDAAARLTVSKVSVEVIRTGTLSTGSKATLDVLANRGYAITSDADWLSVDKPTGKGRVSVVLDVKPNETEAIRVGHLAVVSGGLSETVTVTQTLAPDTDDGLEIDHVYLDDDLSWCEQFGGQDQVQFPDQGSTQAVRNHAAAKLKFTQMGYSEYNYGGNAFYMAKHYFKMGKNNQQNGLAIDMGKYIEKGKSSTITLTFDAAPVVSIDGTGSGMTLRGIDDTAVTVEVYEGPGTVDSPSLKQSASLSMSSVTSWNQWVSMKVTLYGVTDRSQIVIRSTQFGVSGYHRWYLDNIKMVKAPRD; via the coding sequence ATGAAGAAAACATTTTTACACTTGTTGCTTCTGATGGGTTGTGCCTGCTGTTTTCCGTCCTGTGTCGAGGATAAAGCGGAAGATGCGGCAGCCAGACTCACCGTGAGTAAAGTCAGCGTGGAGGTCATCCGAACCGGTACGCTGAGTACGGGGTCGAAAGCGACGCTGGATGTGCTGGCCAACCGGGGGTATGCCATTACCTCCGATGCGGATTGGCTTTCGGTCGACAAACCTACCGGGAAAGGCCGTGTGTCGGTCGTCCTTGATGTCAAGCCCAACGAGACGGAAGCTATCCGTGTGGGGCACCTCGCCGTCGTGAGCGGCGGGCTTTCCGAAACCGTAACCGTGACCCAGACGCTTGCCCCCGATACCGACGATGGGCTGGAAATCGACCATGTTTATCTCGACGACGACCTTTCGTGGTGCGAGCAGTTCGGCGGCCAGGATCAGGTGCAGTTCCCCGACCAGGGCTCCACGCAGGCCGTGCGCAACCATGCTGCGGCCAAGCTCAAATTTACGCAGATGGGGTACAGCGAGTACAATTACGGCGGCAATGCCTTCTACATGGCCAAGCACTACTTCAAGATGGGTAAGAACAACCAGCAGAACGGCCTTGCCATCGACATGGGCAAATATATCGAGAAAGGCAAGTCGTCCACGATTACCCTGACGTTCGACGCGGCTCCGGTCGTTTCGATTGACGGTACGGGCAGCGGCATGACACTGCGCGGTATCGACGACACGGCGGTGACCGTCGAGGTTTACGAAGGCCCCGGAACGGTCGACAGTCCCTCCCTGAAGCAGAGCGCGTCGCTTTCCATGTCGAGCGTTACCTCGTGGAACCAGTGGGTGAGCATGAAAGTCACGCTCTACGGCGTCACCGACCGCTCGCAGATCGTTATCCGCTCCACCCAGTTCGGTGTGTCGGGCTATCACCGCTGGTACCTCGACAACATTAAGATGGTCAAGGCTCCCCGCGACTAA
- a CDS encoding aldo/keto reductase — MEYRILGRTGLKVGAIALGCEGFTDKTAEEVRADFDFAIRNGINFLDLYASNPTLRSNIGAALAGRREKFVIQGHLCSVWEEGQYLRTRDPEKSLAAFEDMLARLGTDYVEIGMIHYVDAEADLREVLDGPIMRLAQRLRSEGRIRHIGLSSHNPVVAHMAARTGLIDVLMFSVNPCYDLLPPSDDVDTLWADESYARELHNIDPERQLLYEFCEREGIAIDVMKAYGGGDLLSDANSPFGRPMTPVQCLEYALTRPGVAAVMAGCRSRAEIEAALAWCSATAAERDYRGALAGLDKFSWEGHCMYCGHCAPCSVGIDIAGVNKYYNLTLAQHEIPETVREHYRLLPHQASECIACGRCERNCPFGVDIIGHMRLAAAKFGY, encoded by the coding sequence ATGGAGTACCGCATACTGGGGCGCACAGGACTGAAGGTCGGCGCCATTGCGCTGGGTTGCGAGGGATTCACGGACAAGACGGCCGAAGAGGTACGGGCCGATTTCGATTTCGCCATCCGCAACGGCATCAACTTCCTCGACCTTTACGCCTCGAACCCCACGCTGCGCAGTAACATCGGCGCAGCGCTGGCGGGCAGGCGCGAGAAGTTCGTCATACAGGGGCACCTCTGCTCGGTATGGGAAGAGGGGCAATACCTGCGCACGCGCGATCCGGAGAAATCGCTGGCGGCGTTCGAAGACATGCTCGCACGGCTGGGAACGGACTATGTGGAGATCGGGATGATCCACTACGTGGACGCCGAGGCCGACCTGCGCGAGGTGCTCGACGGCCCGATCATGCGCCTGGCGCAACGGCTCAGGTCGGAAGGGCGCATCCGCCACATCGGCCTGAGCAGCCACAACCCCGTGGTCGCGCACATGGCGGCCCGGACGGGGCTCATCGACGTGCTGATGTTCTCGGTGAACCCCTGTTACGACCTGCTGCCGCCGAGCGACGACGTGGATACGCTCTGGGCGGACGAGAGTTACGCGCGGGAGCTGCACAACATCGACCCCGAACGGCAACTGCTCTACGAATTCTGCGAACGCGAAGGGATCGCCATCGACGTGATGAAGGCCTACGGCGGAGGCGACCTGCTGAGCGACGCCAACTCGCCCTTCGGACGCCCGATGACCCCGGTACAATGCCTCGAATACGCCCTGACGCGCCCCGGCGTAGCGGCCGTAATGGCCGGCTGCCGCAGCCGCGCCGAGATCGAAGCGGCACTGGCCTGGTGTTCGGCCACGGCCGCGGAACGCGACTACAGGGGGGCGCTGGCCGGGCTGGACAAATTCTCGTGGGAAGGGCACTGCATGTACTGCGGGCACTGCGCCCCGTGTTCGGTGGGGATCGACATCGCCGGTGTGAACAAATACTACAACCTGACCCTGGCACAGCACGAGATACCGGAGACGGTACGCGAACATTACAGGCTCCTGCCGCACCAAGCCTCGGAGTGCATCGCCTGCGGCCGCTGCGAACGGAACTGCCCGTTCGGCGTCGACATCATCGGCCACATGCGGCTGGCGGCGGCGAAGTTCGGATACTGA
- a CDS encoding DUF1893 domain-containing protein, with protein sequence MTKEQKTQAIELLFAEKCSCVIRNGDSMRIFRERGVADLFRLLREEPQLLRGAFIADKVVGKGAAALMVLGGVEGLFADVVSRPALELLAGAGIAVEYTVVVPGIMNRAGTGTCPVEQLCAGAETAAECLPLIEGFMQKMKEQHG encoded by the coding sequence ATGACAAAAGAACAAAAAACACAGGCTATCGAATTGTTATTCGCAGAAAAATGCTCGTGCGTAATCCGCAACGGGGATTCGATGCGGATATTCCGCGAACGGGGCGTGGCCGACCTCTTCCGGCTGCTGCGCGAAGAGCCGCAACTGCTGCGGGGCGCTTTCATCGCAGACAAGGTCGTCGGCAAAGGCGCCGCGGCGCTGATGGTGCTGGGCGGCGTGGAGGGGCTTTTCGCCGACGTGGTGAGCCGCCCGGCGTTAGAGCTACTCGCCGGAGCCGGCATCGCGGTGGAATACACGGTCGTGGTGCCCGGCATCATGAACCGCGCCGGGACGGGCACCTGCCCCGTGGAACAGCTTTGCGCCGGGGCGGAGACGGCCGCCGAGTGCCTGCCGTTGATCGAAGGGTTCATGCAGAAAATGAAGGAACAACATGGATAG
- a CDS encoding TonB-dependent receptor translates to MKKLGLLALCTGLSLAVHAVTPQAEAPAEQNVKIDSVVVTGARYASDIRHLPMTVSVVGREKIEQSLQPSLLPTLTEQVPGLFTTARGIMGYGVSDGAAGGISLRGLSGGSGRLMVLIDGHPQYMGLMGHPIADAYQSLMAERVEVLRGPASVLYGSNAMGGVVNIVTRGMREDGVKTHADIGYGSYNTLQTEATNRIRKGRFTSVVSGSYNRTDGHRADMGFEQYGGYAKLGYEISQAWNVRADVNVTHFNASQPGAVTNPMADADQRITRGMTSLSVENNYGRTSGALSLFYNWGRHRINDGYTVDPNDTNNPKDYRFNSRDDMMGVSWYQSARLFRGNRLTVGADYYRFGGEAWNRYVEGDRKGERSDIADKSQDEVAGYVDFRQDIGSWLTFDAGLRVDHHSHIGTEWIPQAGLSFHLPHAIELKASASKGFRYPTIREMYMFPPQNPDLKPERMWNYEIAYSQRLLGGRLTYGINLFYIDGENLIVAVPREGTTPLNMNTGKIDNAGVEAQAAYRISEAWSVAANYSYLHMENPVIAAPEHKLYAEAGFARGRWSVSTGVQYVAGLYTSVKANGRGTENTEDFVLWNLRASLRVSRCLTLFARGENLLAQRYEINAGYPMPRATFIGGIRLDF, encoded by the coding sequence ATGAAAAAATTGGGTTTGCTGGCGCTCTGCACGGGGCTGTCACTCGCAGTACACGCCGTGACGCCGCAGGCGGAAGCCCCGGCGGAGCAAAACGTGAAGATCGACTCGGTCGTCGTGACGGGGGCGCGCTATGCGTCGGACATCCGCCACCTGCCGATGACCGTGTCGGTGGTCGGCCGGGAGAAGATCGAACAAAGCTTGCAGCCTTCACTGCTGCCGACCCTGACCGAGCAGGTGCCGGGGCTGTTTACCACCGCACGCGGGATCATGGGCTACGGCGTGTCGGACGGCGCCGCGGGAGGCATCTCCCTGCGCGGGCTGAGCGGAGGCTCGGGGCGGCTGATGGTGCTCATCGACGGGCACCCGCAGTACATGGGGCTGATGGGGCACCCGATCGCCGATGCCTACCAGTCGCTGATGGCCGAACGGGTCGAAGTGCTGCGCGGCCCGGCATCGGTGCTCTACGGTTCGAACGCGATGGGCGGCGTGGTGAACATCGTCACCCGCGGGATGCGCGAGGACGGCGTGAAGACCCATGCCGACATCGGCTACGGCTCCTATAACACATTGCAGACGGAAGCGACGAACCGCATCCGCAAGGGACGTTTCACGTCGGTGGTCAGCGGCTCGTACAACCGCACCGACGGGCACCGCGCCGACATGGGATTCGAGCAGTACGGCGGTTATGCCAAACTGGGCTATGAGATTTCGCAGGCGTGGAACGTGCGGGCCGACGTCAATGTGACGCACTTCAACGCCTCGCAGCCCGGGGCGGTGACCAACCCGATGGCCGATGCCGACCAACGCATCACACGCGGCATGACTTCGCTCTCCGTGGAGAACAACTACGGCCGGACTTCCGGGGCCCTGAGCCTCTTCTACAACTGGGGCCGCCACCGGATCAACGACGGCTACACGGTCGACCCCAACGACACGAACAATCCGAAAGATTACCGCTTCAACTCACGGGACGACATGATGGGCGTATCGTGGTACCAGAGCGCCCGGCTTTTCAGGGGCAACCGGCTGACCGTCGGCGCGGACTACTACCGCTTCGGAGGCGAGGCGTGGAACAGATACGTCGAGGGCGACCGCAAGGGCGAGCGCTCCGACATCGCCGACAAGTCGCAGGACGAGGTGGCCGGCTACGTCGATTTCCGGCAGGACATCGGGAGCTGGCTGACCTTCGACGCCGGGCTGCGCGTCGACCACCATTCGCACATCGGGACGGAGTGGATCCCGCAGGCGGGGCTTTCGTTCCACCTGCCGCACGCCATCGAGCTGAAGGCTTCGGCCTCGAAGGGTTTCCGCTACCCCACCATCCGCGAGATGTATATGTTCCCGCCGCAGAACCCCGACCTGAAACCCGAGCGGATGTGGAACTACGAAATAGCCTATTCGCAGCGGCTGCTCGGCGGGCGGCTCACCTACGGCATCAACCTCTTCTACATAGACGGCGAAAACCTGATCGTCGCCGTGCCGCGCGAGGGGACGACGCCGCTGAACATGAACACCGGGAAGATCGACAACGCCGGCGTCGAGGCACAGGCCGCCTACCGCATTTCGGAGGCCTGGTCGGTCGCCGCCAATTACAGCTACCTGCACATGGAGAACCCCGTGATCGCCGCACCGGAGCACAAGCTCTACGCCGAGGCCGGGTTCGCCCGGGGCCGCTGGTCGGTGAGCACGGGCGTACAGTACGTCGCGGGGCTCTACACTTCGGTAAAAGCCAACGGCCGGGGCACGGAGAACACCGAGGATTTCGTGCTGTGGAACCTGCGGGCGTCGCTGCGCGTGAGCCGCTGCCTCACGCTGTTCGCCCGGGGCGAAAACCTGCTGGCGCAGCGCTACGAGATAAACGCCGGATACCCCATGCCGCGGGCAACCTTCATCGGCGGCATACGCCTGGATTTTTAA
- a CDS encoding BACON domain-containing protein — translation MNFKHMLFRAASALLLVSGLGFAGCDDADPDAFLSVTRQEIEVEYTGLTTEGEMVNFDLGTNRSWRASYVEEWIHLTHTEGDRGRVRIFLSIDENNTGENRTGFIIFEGDGGTRRTIAVTQKLKVDALSVTPAKITVVKSGLLETGEKAAIFISTNCDWEISVADDSKWITPVKTSGAPGDESIDLDIAQNTTDGVRTGTFTVTADSKTATVTVTQNLEGLKVSVNSFLVNKFGFSDEDRTPLTFTVTAAEAWTAQSDGWLTPSPASGDAGQTEVTLTVGENTTGAPRNGEVKILTSLTGLETVVRVAQNAKNSLFDDDGKEVGYVYYDEPFDWTSKFKGADCVGEHTQNGAVNIYSKVNDKYVVDKAFSDAGLTDFNPGVRTIYACSDYLKMGAGDKQTGIILPALAIPEGQATDIELTFVAASNIGGDGTGKPDAVTVTVAILEGPGSINGDQGKESEPMTPGEHWEWTPMSVKLYGITGETRVVIRSTQQGLSGYYRWYLDNVKMTKIAAE, via the coding sequence ATGAATTTCAAGCATATGTTATTCAGGGCCGCATCCGCCCTGTTGCTCGTCTCGGGCCTCGGTTTTGCGGGGTGCGACGACGCTGATCCCGACGCGTTCCTCTCGGTTACCCGCCAGGAGATCGAAGTCGAATACACGGGCCTCACCACCGAAGGGGAAATGGTCAATTTCGACCTGGGTACGAACCGCTCGTGGCGTGCCTCCTATGTCGAGGAGTGGATCCACCTCACCCATACCGAAGGCGACCGCGGCCGCGTGCGTATTTTCCTCTCCATCGACGAGAACAATACGGGCGAGAACCGCACCGGTTTCATCATCTTCGAAGGCGACGGCGGCACGCGCCGTACGATAGCCGTGACGCAGAAACTCAAGGTCGATGCACTTTCCGTTACGCCGGCGAAGATCACCGTCGTGAAATCGGGTCTGCTCGAAACCGGCGAGAAGGCTGCGATCTTCATCTCCACCAACTGCGATTGGGAAATATCCGTCGCCGACGACAGCAAGTGGATCACCCCTGTCAAGACTTCGGGTGCTCCCGGAGACGAGAGCATCGACCTGGATATCGCCCAGAATACGACCGACGGAGTACGTACGGGTACGTTCACCGTTACGGCCGATTCGAAAACGGCGACCGTCACCGTCACCCAGAATCTCGAAGGACTGAAGGTTTCCGTCAACAGTTTTTTAGTCAATAAGTTCGGATTCTCCGACGAGGATCGCACGCCGCTTACCTTCACCGTCACGGCGGCCGAGGCATGGACGGCTCAGTCCGACGGCTGGCTGACGCCCAGCCCGGCTTCGGGCGATGCGGGCCAGACCGAGGTGACGCTCACCGTGGGCGAGAACACCACGGGTGCGCCCCGCAACGGAGAGGTGAAGATACTGACCTCGCTCACCGGCCTGGAGACCGTTGTCCGGGTCGCCCAGAATGCGAAGAACTCGCTCTTCGACGACGACGGCAAGGAGGTCGGCTATGTCTATTATGACGAGCCGTTCGACTGGACTTCGAAGTTCAAAGGTGCCGACTGCGTGGGCGAACATACGCAGAATGGAGCGGTCAATATCTACTCGAAGGTGAACGATAAATACGTAGTAGACAAAGCGTTTTCCGATGCCGGGCTGACCGATTTCAATCCCGGTGTACGGACGATTTACGCCTGCTCGGATTATCTCAAAATGGGTGCAGGCGACAAGCAGACCGGAATCATCCTGCCGGCTCTTGCGATTCCCGAGGGGCAGGCCACTGATATTGAACTGACGTTCGTGGCCGCATCGAATATCGGCGGCGACGGTACGGGCAAGCCCGACGCGGTAACCGTCACAGTCGCCATTCTCGAGGGCCCCGGCAGCATAAACGGCGATCAGGGAAAAGAGAGCGAGCCGATGACGCCCGGAGAGCATTGGGAATGGACACCTATGAGCGTGAAGCTTTACGGGATTACGGGTGAAACCCGGGTCGTCATCCGCTCCACCCAGCAGGGATTATCGGGTTATTACCGCTGGTACCTCGACAATGTCAAGATGACGAAAATCGCAGCCGAATAG